The Lewinellaceae bacterium genome has a segment encoding these proteins:
- the trmB gene encoding tRNA (guanosine(46)-N7)-methyltransferase TrmB, with protein sequence MSKRNKLQKFAELLGYPNVYENFEAKNPQLTGFNAEPVDRRGKWAQEHFGNHNPIVLELACGRGEYTLGMARMMPDKNFIGVDVKGARIWKGAGIALEENLNNAAFLRTRIEQIAHFFGPEEVEEIWITFPDPFLRKSKSNRRLTSPVFLEQYKKILKKDGVIHLKTDSPQLYEFTLEVLESYEGAEILYQDADIYSKPLPIPELGLKTYYEGLHISGDDSIKYIRFKV encoded by the coding sequence ATGAGCAAGCGGAACAAACTTCAAAAATTTGCGGAACTGCTGGGGTACCCCAATGTTTATGAAAATTTTGAAGCAAAAAATCCCCAGTTGACAGGGTTCAATGCCGAGCCTGTTGACAGGAGGGGGAAATGGGCACAAGAACACTTTGGTAACCATAATCCCATTGTGTTGGAACTCGCTTGCGGCCGGGGGGAATATACGCTCGGTATGGCCCGCATGATGCCGGATAAAAATTTTATCGGAGTCGATGTCAAAGGCGCGCGCATCTGGAAAGGAGCAGGAATTGCCCTGGAGGAAAATCTGAACAATGCAGCCTTCCTGCGCACACGTATTGAACAAATCGCTCACTTCTTTGGTCCCGAAGAAGTGGAAGAGATCTGGATCACTTTCCCGGATCCTTTTTTGCGCAAGAGCAAATCCAACCGACGCCTCACCTCCCCCGTTTTTCTCGAACAGTACAAAAAAATACTCAAAAAAGATGGGGTGATCCATTTGAAAACAGATTCCCCACAACTCTATGAATTCACCCTGGAGGTGCTGGAATCTTACGAAGGAGCAGAAATACTCTATCAGGACGCCGATATCTATTCTAAACCACTACCGATACCTGAATTGGGGTTAAAAACTTATTATGAAGGCTTACATATCTCCGGAGATGATTCGATTAAATACATCCGGTTTAAGGTGTGA